A window from Rhizosphaericola mali encodes these proteins:
- a CDS encoding helix-turn-helix domain-containing protein, with amino-acid sequence MRATEIKSCYIGPEISPEQFIPEHIFLYLAKGTIHGYDGNKHHILNSGDYCLIRKNRLGRYNKVKINDAFEKIFVIFDASFLKRFQEKYKTNITKFNSNDVFIQIKPTELIPNYIQSLMPLYNHLGKIEEPFAELKREELLLILLKSQPELSGVLFDFGKPEKINLEAFMTKNFKFNVSIQRFAYLTGRSLSAFKRDFKEIFNDTPNHWLITMRLKEAHFLLDKKQEKPSDIYLDLGFEDLSHFSFSFKKQFGYAPSHLTKMS; translated from the coding sequence ATGAGAGCAACAGAAATAAAATCTTGTTATATAGGTCCCGAAATATCACCAGAACAATTCATTCCTGAACATATTTTTTTATATTTAGCAAAGGGAACTATACATGGTTATGATGGTAACAAACATCATATTTTAAATTCGGGAGACTATTGTCTCATCCGAAAAAATCGTTTAGGACGTTATAATAAGGTAAAAATTAATGATGCATTTGAAAAAATATTTGTCATATTTGATGCGTCCTTTCTTAAACGATTTCAAGAAAAATACAAAACCAACATTACTAAGTTTAATTCAAATGATGTTTTTATTCAAATAAAACCAACTGAATTAATACCGAATTATATCCAATCTCTAATGCCGCTCTATAATCATTTGGGGAAAATTGAAGAGCCATTTGCAGAATTAAAAAGAGAAGAACTTTTATTGATTTTATTAAAATCACAACCCGAGCTTTCAGGAGTACTTTTTGATTTCGGCAAACCTGAAAAAATAAATTTAGAAGCGTTCATGACTAAAAATTTTAAATTCAATGTAAGTATACAACGATTTGCCTATTTAACAGGGCGCAGTCTATCCGCCTTTAAAAGAGATTTTAAAGAAATATTTAATGATACGCCCAATCATTGGTTAATTACTATGCGACTCAAAGAAGCTCATTTTTTGCTAGATAAAAAACAAGAAAAACCTTCAGACATATATTTAGATCTAGGTTTTGAGGACTTGTCACACTTTTCATTTTCTTTCAAAAAGCAATTTGGCTACGCCCCATCTCATCTAACTAAAATGTCATAG
- a CDS encoding NAD-dependent epimerase/dehydratase family protein, translating to MNVIITGATGMVGEGVLLECLQSSKVSTILSISRKSCGIQNTKLKELIITNFLEIENYADNLKDYDACFYCAGKSSAGMTELDYEKLTYDTTIHFANILKRINPNLIFNFISGRSTDNTEKGKIMWARIKGKTENELTKIFANKAFHFRPALMKPTKGQIHLYGYNRYIHKFLYPILSILFPSISLETLGRAMINTATQGYSKSILEVEDIKKAAK from the coding sequence ATGAATGTAATAATTACTGGAGCAACCGGGATGGTCGGAGAAGGAGTATTATTGGAATGTTTGCAAAGCAGCAAGGTATCTACAATATTAAGCATTTCTCGGAAATCTTGTGGCATTCAAAATACCAAACTCAAAGAATTAATTATTACTAATTTTTTGGAGATAGAAAATTATGCTGACAATTTGAAAGACTATGATGCATGTTTCTACTGTGCAGGTAAGAGTTCGGCAGGCATGACAGAGTTAGACTATGAAAAATTGACTTATGATACTACAATTCATTTTGCAAATATCCTGAAACGTATTAATCCAAACCTTATTTTCAATTTTATCTCTGGTAGAAGTACGGACAATACTGAAAAAGGGAAAATTATGTGGGCAAGAATTAAAGGAAAAACGGAAAACGAATTAACTAAAATATTCGCGAATAAAGCATTTCATTTCAGACCAGCATTGATGAAACCCACAAAAGGGCAAATTCATTTATATGGTTACAATCGTTATATTCATAAGTTTCTCTATCCTATACTTAGTATTTTATTTCCTTCTATAAGTTTAGAAACTTTAGGGCGAGCCATGATAAATACTGCAACCCAAGGATATTCGAAATCTATTTTAGAAGTTGAAGACATAAAAAAAGCAGCGAAGTAA
- a CDS encoding SDR family oxidoreductase codes for MNNKETVLVTGGTGFVGVHCILQLLQQGYNIKTTIRNLNRKEDVIKMLKNGGIHSFEKLNFVQADLTKEDNWDEAVQNCTYVLHVASPIFLSLPKDDNEMIRPAVDGTLRVLKAAKKAGVKRVVMTSNFGAIGYSHKDPNIEITEKEWTDPNEKGLSSYNKSKVLAEKAAWAYINKEGGTMEFATINPTAIFGPALGKDLSSGFELIKNLLDGTMKAIPNLYMNVIDVRDVADLHIKAMTNPMANGQRFLALAGGKISLPEIAIFLKKNMPEITTKTSSQILPDWLVRLGGLFNPKLKNLASMLKTNRNTSNEKAKIVLGWTPIATNHEAIIESIKSMRKFGNI; via the coding sequence ATGAATAATAAAGAAACTGTTTTGGTAACAGGAGGAACCGGTTTTGTTGGTGTTCATTGTATTTTACAATTATTACAACAAGGATATAATATCAAGACTACCATACGAAATCTGAATAGAAAAGAAGACGTAATCAAAATGTTGAAAAATGGTGGCATCCATTCATTTGAAAAACTAAATTTTGTACAAGCGGATTTAACCAAAGAGGATAATTGGGACGAAGCTGTACAAAATTGTACCTATGTTTTACATGTTGCCTCTCCCATTTTTCTATCCTTACCGAAAGATGATAATGAGATGATACGTCCTGCGGTCGATGGAACTCTACGCGTATTAAAAGCGGCAAAAAAAGCCGGCGTAAAACGAGTCGTAATGACTTCTAATTTCGGTGCTATTGGTTATAGTCACAAAGACCCAAATATAGAAATCACCGAAAAAGAATGGACTGATCCAAATGAAAAAGGTCTATCCTCCTATAACAAATCAAAAGTATTAGCAGAAAAGGCCGCATGGGCATATATAAATAAAGAAGGCGGCACAATGGAATTTGCTACAATTAACCCTACTGCAATATTTGGTCCGGCATTAGGGAAAGATTTGTCTAGTGGATTTGAACTAATTAAAAATCTACTAGATGGTACAATGAAAGCCATTCCTAACTTGTATATGAATGTAATTGATGTACGAGATGTTGCAGATTTACATATAAAAGCGATGACCAATCCAATGGCAAATGGACAACGATTTCTAGCATTGGCAGGTGGAAAAATTTCGCTCCCAGAAATTGCCATTTTTTTGAAAAAAAATATGCCTGAAATTACCACAAAAACTTCATCACAGATACTTCCAGATTGGTTGGTTAGATTGGGAGGGTTATTCAATCCAAAATTAAAGAACCTTGCCTCTATGCTAAAGACAAATAGAAATACTAGTAATGAAAAAGCTAAAATAGTATTGGGATGGACACCTATTGCTACTAACCATGAAGCAATTATAGAATCAATTAAAAGTATGCGTAAATTTGGAAATATATAA
- the bshA gene encoding N-acetyl-alpha-D-glucosaminyl L-malate synthase BshA — MRIGIVCYPTFGGSGVLATELGKALADKGHEVHFITYRQPVRLSLFNANIFYHEVPVPDYPLFEYPPYELALASTMVDVINNYHLDLMHVHYAIPHASAAYMARQIVKKSTNRSVPFITTLHGTDITLVGKDKTYEPVVTFSINESDGITAVSNNLREETYKYFPIEKDIKVIYNFVDVKRFNKKPVDAFKKVLAPNGEKILIHASNFREVKRVTDVIKIFEKIHPAVPSKLLMVGDGPERPCCEELARKFGLQDQIRFLGKQEQMEEIYAVSDLFVLPSSYESFGLAALEAMAASVPVLSTNAGGLPEVNIPGRTGELFNVGDVEDAAKKGIAILSDEEKLKKYKQNAFKHAQDFDVHNIIPIYEDLYQSFLK; from the coding sequence ATGCGCATAGGTATCGTATGCTATCCTACATTTGGCGGTAGCGGCGTTTTGGCAACAGAATTGGGCAAAGCCTTGGCAGACAAAGGACACGAAGTACATTTTATCACCTATCGACAACCCGTGAGATTGAGCCTTTTCAATGCCAATATATTTTATCACGAAGTTCCGGTACCGGATTATCCCCTGTTTGAATATCCGCCATACGAATTGGCATTGGCAAGTACGATGGTCGATGTTATCAATAATTATCATTTAGATTTGATGCACGTGCATTACGCTATTCCACATGCATCAGCGGCATATATGGCGCGTCAAATTGTCAAAAAAAGCACAAACAGAAGTGTTCCTTTTATCACAACTCTGCATGGTACAGATATTACATTGGTAGGAAAAGATAAAACGTACGAACCAGTAGTTACGTTTTCTATCAACGAAAGCGATGGAATTACTGCCGTTTCTAATAATCTGAGAGAAGAAACATACAAATATTTTCCTATAGAAAAAGATATCAAGGTCATTTATAACTTTGTAGATGTCAAGCGTTTCAATAAAAAGCCCGTCGATGCTTTTAAAAAAGTATTAGCTCCTAATGGCGAAAAAATACTGATCCATGCATCCAATTTCAGAGAGGTAAAACGCGTAACGGACGTTATTAAAATATTTGAAAAAATACATCCTGCCGTGCCTTCCAAATTATTAATGGTGGGCGACGGACCAGAAAGACCATGCTGTGAAGAATTAGCAAGAAAATTTGGCTTGCAAGATCAAATCCGTTTTTTGGGAAAACAAGAACAAATGGAAGAAATCTATGCCGTGTCCGACTTATTTGTCCTTCCCTCCTCTTACGAAAGTTTTGGTTTGGCCGCACTAGAAGCGATGGCGGCAAGTGTTCCTGTATTGAGTACCAATGCTGGCGGTTTGCCGGAAGTGAATATTCCTGGTCGTACAGGCGAATTATTCAATGTAGGCGATGTTGAAGATGCTGCAAAAAAAGGCATTGCAATATTAAGCGACGAAGAGAAATTGAAAAAATACAAGCAAAATGCATTCAAACATGCACAAGATTTTGATGTACATAATATCATTCCAATATATGAAGATTTATATCAATCATTCTTAAAATAA
- the gmk gene encoding guanylate kinase gives MPTGKIIILTAPSGAGKSSIAYYLLENNEWLAFSVSAATRERRNGEIEGIHYYFMSPEEFRAKVKNDEFLEWEMVYKDNYYGTLKSEIERIWSEGKTPILDIDVKGAIHIQQEYPNNTLSIFVAPPSVEVLEKRLRGRGTESEEKIQTRMSKAAYEISLQSSFDKVILNDDLDKACAEAEKIITQFVKN, from the coding sequence ATGCCCACAGGAAAAATAATTATACTTACAGCGCCATCGGGAGCGGGAAAATCATCCATCGCTTATTATCTTTTGGAAAATAATGAATGGTTGGCATTCTCCGTTTCTGCAGCTACACGTGAAAGACGCAACGGCGAAATTGAGGGAATTCATTATTACTTTATGTCGCCTGAAGAGTTCAGAGCGAAAGTAAAAAATGATGAGTTTTTGGAATGGGAAATGGTGTACAAAGACAATTATTATGGCACTTTAAAATCGGAAATCGAGCGCATCTGGTCAGAAGGTAAAACGCCGATTTTGGATATCGACGTTAAAGGAGCCATACATATACAGCAAGAATATCCGAATAATACGCTTTCTATTTTCGTAGCACCTCCATCTGTAGAAGTATTGGAAAAAAGATTGCGCGGACGAGGAACAGAATCGGAGGAAAAAATCCAAACGAGAATGAGCAAAGCGGCTTATGAAATCTCCTTACAAAGTTCATTTGACAAAGTAATTTTAAATGATGACTTAGACAAAGCGTGTGCAGAAGCAGAAAAAATCATCACGCAATTTGTCAAAAATTAA
- a CDS encoding nitroreductase family protein, translating into MKNFEIIADNIRARRSTKPATLNGKIIAKKDIESLLELANWAPTHAMTEPWRFIVYTGEGKTKFAQDQAELYKKNTPEDKFMEATYQKLQSNTTNASHVIVAIMKRGNNPKIPVLEEICAAAAAVQNILLGAEALGIAALWSTGGLTFSPILKDYLQLGEEDQVIGQLYLGYADSEKEGTRLSSGEAKTTWHE; encoded by the coding sequence ATGAAAAATTTTGAAATAATAGCCGACAATATACGCGCCAGAAGGAGCACCAAGCCAGCCACACTCAATGGAAAAATCATAGCAAAAAAAGATATTGAATCTTTATTGGAATTGGCGAATTGGGCACCAACGCACGCGATGACCGAACCTTGGAGATTTATTGTGTACACGGGAGAAGGCAAAACAAAATTTGCACAAGATCAAGCCGAACTCTACAAAAAAAATACGCCAGAAGATAAATTCATGGAAGCAACTTATCAGAAATTGCAAAGCAATACTACAAACGCTTCTCATGTAATCGTGGCAATTATGAAACGAGGCAACAATCCTAAAATCCCTGTTTTGGAAGAAATCTGCGCAGCAGCGGCTGCCGTTCAAAATATTTTATTGGGTGCGGAAGCTTTAGGGATTGCCGCATTATGGAGTACTGGCGGATTAACATTTTCTCCTATTTTGAAAGACTATTTACAATTAGGAGAAGAAGATCAAGTGATTGGTCAATTGTATTTGGGATATGCTGATAGCGAAAAAGAAGGAACAAGGTTAAGCTCAGGTGAAGCAAAAACAACCTGGCACGAATAA
- a CDS encoding carbohydrate porin, whose product MFKYLIVVVLFCFLSAPAFSQTDTISYTRQHGLFNKFVSDSQRFNLHFQMTYINQTKEKMRALYSGPYSLQAAKENQNSVTATAFLGVKLWKGAAFFINPEIAGGSGLSGAQGMGGAPNGETFRVGNPSPQLYLARGYLEQTISLNSKTEEQSDDENQLEEPVPVNYLKFTVGKYSLADMFDNNEYSNTPRTQFLNWSLMNNGSWDFAANVRGYTYIATAELDYGFLNYKYSISSLPVVANGAELNTHLNQELAMNAQITATYNIKKYPGHASVLYFNNKADMGSYQEAIDIAKETNTTPDIIATRLRGRHKYGFGLNFDQALPNTFGLFGRVGYNDGKNETWNFTEIDKTASLGISTTGTKWSRAEDNIGLAFVANGLSAVHREYLAMGGNGFILGDGKLNYAPECITELYYSFKPTSKPLWITGDYQFALHPGYNKDRGPANFLSIRVHTEF is encoded by the coding sequence ATGTTTAAATACCTAATTGTAGTTGTATTGTTTTGTTTTTTAAGTGCTCCTGCATTTTCCCAGACGGATACTATTAGTTATACGCGACAACATGGATTGTTTAATAAATTTGTAAGCGATTCGCAACGTTTTAATTTGCATTTTCAGATGACGTATATTAATCAAACGAAAGAAAAAATGCGTGCGTTGTATAGTGGACCTTATAGTTTGCAAGCAGCAAAAGAAAATCAGAATTCTGTTACCGCAACCGCTTTTTTGGGTGTGAAATTATGGAAAGGTGCAGCGTTTTTTATTAATCCAGAAATTGCCGGTGGTAGTGGATTATCTGGTGCACAAGGTATGGGTGGTGCGCCCAATGGCGAAACTTTTCGTGTGGGAAATCCATCGCCACAGTTGTATTTAGCAAGAGGGTATTTGGAACAAACTATTTCCCTAAATTCCAAAACAGAAGAACAATCTGACGATGAGAATCAATTGGAAGAGCCTGTTCCTGTTAATTATTTGAAATTTACGGTTGGTAAATATTCATTAGCAGATATGTTTGATAATAACGAATATAGTAATACGCCCAGGACACAATTTCTCAACTGGAGTTTAATGAATAATGGGTCTTGGGATTTTGCAGCCAATGTAAGAGGTTATACTTATATCGCAACGGCAGAATTGGATTACGGCTTTTTAAATTACAAATACAGTATTTCCTCTTTACCTGTTGTTGCTAATGGAGCTGAATTAAATACGCATTTGAATCAAGAATTGGCGATGAATGCTCAAATAACAGCAACGTATAATATTAAAAAATATCCTGGGCATGCAAGTGTTTTGTATTTCAATAACAAAGCGGATATGGGTAGTTATCAAGAAGCTATTGATATTGCAAAGGAGACTAATACGACTCCTGATATCATTGCTACAAGACTACGTGGAAGACACAAATATGGATTTGGGTTAAATTTTGATCAGGCCTTACCTAATACATTTGGATTGTTTGGACGGGTAGGATATAATGATGGAAAAAATGAAACTTGGAATTTTACTGAAATAGATAAAACTGCGAGTTTGGGTATTTCCACTACAGGAACCAAATGGTCACGCGCTGAGGATAATATTGGGCTTGCTTTTGTAGCTAATGGACTTTCTGCGGTGCATCGTGAATATTTAGCAATGGGTGGTAATGGATTTATTTTAGGTGATGGAAAATTGAATTATGCACCAGAATGTATAACCGAATTATACTATAGTTTTAAGCCAACATCCAAGCCACTTTGGATCACAGGTGATTATCAATTTGCATTACATCCTGGTTACAATAAAGATCGCGGTCCAGCCAATTTTTTGTCCATTAGAGTGCATACGGAATTTTAA
- a CDS encoding NUMOD4 domain-containing protein, with protein sequence MLGNRIGKEKWKPVTFDIEFTNNCRFEVSNWGRIRSFNKLSDGRILNGSLTEGYKVIRLKLFTPRDEKVQLKIDELNASISKLYLKKREKIKKGDHIENIEKIVQLIDKKKTDLSKRRKKNLKERTNYRHFLIHRLVATNFLPKPKENQVVVGHLDFDKLNNAVTNLKWMTLEENQLHQNKNPNVIFERNRRKNNPIIREKGAKLTSTQVMHIKLQLKRARPLKQIAKQYDISDMQVWRIKTGENWAHVTIPD encoded by the coding sequence ATGTTAGGAAACAGAATTGGAAAAGAAAAATGGAAGCCAGTAACCTTTGATATTGAATTTACCAATAATTGTCGATTTGAAGTTTCCAATTGGGGACGAATAAGAAGTTTTAATAAATTGTCAGATGGACGTATCCTAAATGGGTCTCTAACTGAAGGTTATAAAGTTATACGTTTAAAATTATTTACACCTAGAGATGAAAAAGTTCAATTGAAAATAGACGAATTAAACGCATCTATATCTAAATTATATCTTAAGAAGAGAGAAAAGATTAAGAAGGGTGATCATATTGAAAATATCGAAAAAATAGTTCAACTTATAGATAAAAAGAAAACGGATCTTAGTAAAAGACGCAAGAAAAATTTAAAAGAACGGACAAATTACCGACACTTTTTAATACATAGATTGGTCGCGACTAATTTTTTACCGAAACCCAAAGAAAATCAAGTAGTGGTTGGACATCTTGATTTTGATAAACTAAACAATGCGGTTACGAATCTGAAATGGATGACACTGGAAGAAAATCAGTTACATCAAAATAAAAATCCTAACGTGATTTTCGAAAGAAATAGGCGAAAAAATAATCCAATTATTAGAGAAAAAGGTGCGAAACTTACCTCTACACAAGTCATGCACATCAAGCTCCAACTAAAAAGAGCAAGACCTTTGAAGCAAATCGCAAAACAATATGATATATCTGATATGCAAGTTTGGCGTATTAAAACTGGGGAGAATTGGGCACATGTTACTATCCCAGATTAA
- a CDS encoding CTP synthase → MAKHVFVTGGVTSSLGKGIVAASLAKLLQARGFKVTIQKFDPYINVDPGTLNPYEHGECFVTEDGAETDLDLGHYERFLSVDTSQANNVTTGRIYQTVINKEREGAYLGKTVQIVPHITDEIKRRMLLLGKDDKYDIVITELGGTIGDIESLPFVEAVRQLQWELPEEDVCVIHLTLVPYLRAAKELKTKPTQHSVRMMSENGVHPDIIVCRAEESIGYDIRRKIAQFCNVKQEAVIESMDASTIYEVPLNMLREKLDVITLKKLNITNYPEPDLTQWKGFLDKLKYPKSQVTIGLVGKYIELQDAYKSILESFIHAGAVNEVKVKVVNIHSEFLTPENVPEKLSGLDGMLVAPGFGSRGIEGKIEAIRYARENGIPFFGICLGMQMAVIEFARNVLGLKKAHSIEMDANTPYPVINMMEEQKKIKMMGGTMRLGSYPCEIMPGSLAEKIYGKLEISERHRHRYEFNNDYLSQFEAAGMIASGKNEHSGLVEIIEIPSHPFFIGVQFHPELKSTVEHPAPLFVSFVDAARAYKEDRVASKASSIEA, encoded by the coding sequence ATGGCAAAACATGTTTTCGTTACCGGTGGTGTAACAAGTAGTTTAGGAAAAGGAATTGTTGCCGCGTCTCTTGCTAAATTGTTACAAGCGCGTGGTTTTAAAGTTACAATTCAAAAATTTGATCCATATATCAATGTGGATCCAGGTACACTCAACCCATACGAACATGGAGAATGTTTTGTTACTGAAGATGGAGCAGAGACCGATTTGGACCTTGGACACTACGAGCGTTTTTTGAGTGTAGATACATCTCAAGCCAACAACGTTACAACTGGTAGAATCTATCAAACCGTTATCAACAAAGAGCGCGAAGGTGCCTATTTGGGTAAAACTGTTCAGATTGTACCACATATCACGGACGAAATCAAAAGAAGAATGTTGCTTTTAGGTAAAGATGATAAATATGATATCGTCATTACCGAATTGGGTGGCACGATTGGCGATATTGAAAGTTTGCCCTTCGTAGAAGCGGTACGTCAATTACAATGGGAATTACCAGAAGAAGATGTATGTGTGATTCACTTGACATTGGTTCCTTATTTGCGCGCAGCGAAAGAATTAAAAACCAAACCTACCCAACACAGCGTGCGTATGATGAGCGAAAATGGGGTACATCCAGACATCATCGTTTGCCGTGCTGAAGAATCCATTGGCTATGATATTCGTAGAAAAATAGCGCAATTCTGTAATGTAAAACAAGAAGCTGTTATTGAGTCCATGGATGCATCTACAATATACGAAGTGCCATTAAATATGCTTCGTGAAAAATTAGATGTAATCACTTTGAAAAAATTAAATATCACCAATTATCCAGAACCGGACTTGACACAATGGAAAGGATTTTTGGACAAATTGAAATATCCAAAAAGCCAAGTAACGATTGGTTTGGTTGGAAAATATATTGAACTTCAAGATGCGTACAAATCCATTTTGGAAAGTTTTATTCACGCAGGTGCGGTGAATGAAGTCAAGGTAAAAGTGGTTAATATTCATAGTGAATTCCTAACGCCTGAAAATGTACCCGAAAAATTAAGTGGTTTGGATGGTATGTTAGTTGCTCCAGGTTTTGGGTCTAGAGGTATTGAAGGAAAAATCGAAGCAATTCGTTATGCACGTGAAAATGGTATACCATTCTTCGGTATTTGTTTAGGTATGCAAATGGCAGTAATTGAATTTGCACGCAACGTATTGGGATTGAAAAAAGCACATTCTATCGAAATGGACGCGAATACGCCTTATCCAGTGATCAATATGATGGAAGAGCAAAAGAAAATCAAAATGATGGGAGGCACAATGCGTCTTGGCTCCTACCCTTGCGAAATTATGCCTGGTTCATTAGCTGAAAAGATTTATGGCAAATTAGAAATTTCGGAAAGACATCGTCATCGTTACGAATTTAACAATGATTATCTTTCTCAATTTGAGGCTGCTGGTATGATTGCGAGTGGTAAAAATGAACATTCTGGTTTGGTAGAAATCATCGAAATTCCATCTCATCCTTTCTTTATCGGTGTACAATTTCACCCAGAATTGAAAAGTACAGTGGAACATCCGGCACCATTATTCGTAAGTTTCGTAGATGCTGCAAGAGCCTATAAAGAAGATCGTGTTGCATCCAAAGCAAGTTCTATAGAAGCATAA
- a CDS encoding methylated-DNA--[protein]-cysteine S-methyltransferase has translation MNTQNQIHYDRIAEAIEYIKQNFKRQPNLEEVAAQIHLSPAHFQRLFTEWAGTSPKKFLQYISVEHAKKLLQQEQATLFDTAFETGLSSTSRLHDLFVNIEGMTPAEYKNGGRDLAINYNFAESPFGSLIIASTTKGVCYMAFENNEEIAQQTLFAKFPNALFQLKTDTFQQNALFIFQNDWTKLPEIKLHLKGTDFQLKVWESLLKISMGKLSTYGNIAEEIGNPKASRAVGTAIGSNPVAFLIPCHRVIQSSGNFGGYMWGNTRKTAIIGWEIAKSKVEI, from the coding sequence ATGAACACGCAAAATCAAATACATTATGATCGCATCGCAGAAGCTATTGAATATATTAAGCAAAATTTTAAACGACAGCCCAATCTAGAGGAAGTTGCGGCACAAATACACTTGAGTCCAGCACATTTTCAACGATTATTTACAGAATGGGCAGGTACGAGTCCGAAAAAGTTTTTGCAATATATAAGCGTGGAACACGCCAAAAAATTGCTCCAACAAGAACAAGCAACTTTATTTGACACGGCATTTGAAACGGGATTGTCTAGCACGAGTCGTTTACATGATTTATTTGTCAATATTGAAGGCATGACACCGGCTGAATATAAAAATGGAGGTCGAGATCTAGCCATCAATTACAATTTTGCAGAAAGTCCATTTGGTTCTTTAATAATAGCATCCACCACAAAAGGTGTTTGTTATATGGCATTTGAAAATAATGAGGAAATTGCCCAACAGACTTTATTCGCAAAATTTCCAAATGCTTTATTTCAACTTAAAACGGATACATTTCAACAAAATGCGTTATTTATTTTTCAAAATGATTGGACCAAATTACCGGAAATTAAATTACATCTGAAAGGAACCGATTTTCAATTAAAAGTGTGGGAATCTTTGTTGAAAATTTCCATGGGTAAATTGTCCACCTATGGCAATATCGCAGAAGAAATAGGTAATCCCAAAGCCTCTCGAGCGGTAGGTACAGCCATTGGTAGCAATCCTGTAGCATTTCTGATTCCGTGCCATCGTGTAATTCAATCTTCTGGAAATTTCGGTGGGTATATGTGGGGAAATACACGCAAAACGGCGATTATTGGTTGGGAGATTGCGAAATCGAAAGTTGAAATCTAA
- a CDS encoding Ada metal-binding domain-containing protein: protein MLKHLELRNKEVHRKIRKNEITFGGNRKLKIYGWLSCKSGKRMKKENRIFFATEQEATQNNYRPCGHCMKREYIKWKNGLI from the coding sequence ATGCTTAAGCATTTAGAACTTAGAAATAAAGAGGTACATCGTAAAATCCGAAAAAATGAAATCACTTTTGGTGGCAACCGAAAATTAAAAATTTACGGATGGTTATCTTGCAAGTCGGGCAAAAGAATGAAAAAAGAAAATCGTATTTTCTTTGCAACAGAACAAGAAGCTACGCAAAACAATTACCGTCCTTGTGGGCATTGCATGAAAAGAGAATATATAAAATGGAAAAATGGACTTATTTAA
- a CDS encoding alpha-ketoglutarate-dependent dioxygenase AlkB family protein, whose translation MDLFNFEIDKTKNWLPKDGTVHYYGKLLTKEKADFYFQNLLETIEWRNDEAVIFGKKILTKRKVAWYGEKPFEYTYSNITKHALLWTKELLELKAIIEKETGETFNSCLLNLYHSGEEGMAWHSDGETDLKKDGAIGSLSFGAERKFAFKHKLTKEKVELILEDGSLLVMKDTTQTYWLHRLPPTKKIMTPRVNLTFRTIVD comes from the coding sequence ATGGACTTATTTAACTTCGAAATAGATAAAACAAAGAACTGGTTACCAAAAGATGGAACCGTGCATTATTATGGTAAACTTTTAACAAAGGAAAAAGCGGATTTTTACTTTCAAAATTTACTAGAAACAATTGAATGGCGAAATGATGAAGCGGTTATTTTTGGAAAGAAAATTTTGACTAAAAGGAAAGTCGCTTGGTACGGTGAAAAACCATTTGAATACACGTATTCTAATATAACAAAGCACGCGTTACTGTGGACAAAAGAGTTATTGGAATTAAAAGCAATCATCGAAAAAGAAACGGGTGAAACCTTTAATTCTTGTTTGTTGAATTTGTATCACAGTGGCGAAGAGGGAATGGCATGGCACAGTGATGGAGAAACCGATTTGAAAAAAGATGGAGCGATTGGTTCTTTGAGTTTTGGTGCAGAGAGAAAATTTGCATTTAAACACAAATTAACAAAAGAAAAAGTCGAACTGATTTTGGAAGATGGAAGTTTGCTCGTAATGAAAGATACTACTCAGACGTATTGGTTACATAGACTGCCGCCAACAAAGAAAATTATGACTCCAAGAGTCAATCTCACTTTTCGAACAATTGTAGATTGA